The proteins below are encoded in one region of Bremerella sp. P1:
- a CDS encoding cytochrome c oxidase subunit 3, whose amino-acid sequence MSDSHSEDHHGHIELEYHPALPLSLGKLCLWLFLSTEIMFFAGLIGAYVVLRFGAPSGSWPTPHDVYLSEPIGAFNTFVLICSSLSIVLSLEAARKNQSGSAKKWLLVTFVLGCVFLGVKAYEYKEKFAHGIFPTKEGRRLYDQPDVYYVSALKVRLENLKSELSEEQKEEEVLEGVTKVDFIDTMLTGGVAYAARTATNTENPIEAHAILESLAYAVQHHEVSDYQATRLRNEKESIAGPLAKVEDDLKTKEARKTELSEKLKPPAEGEEGPSEDELREMRVELGGLMQELAKLEQDAKPLRERTAFLNLLLADDAHLLNHGIGHEMEWMKLPFVLPSGNMWASTYFLLTGFHALHVVVGLIIFALVIFSTLDVSKSHYLENAGLYWHFVDLVWIFLFPLLYLF is encoded by the coding sequence ATGTCCGATTCTCATAGTGAAGATCATCACGGTCACATCGAGCTGGAATACCACCCGGCGCTGCCGCTTTCGCTAGGCAAGCTTTGCTTGTGGCTGTTTTTATCGACAGAAATCATGTTCTTCGCCGGCCTGATCGGCGCGTACGTGGTGCTGCGGTTCGGTGCTCCGTCTGGTAGTTGGCCGACACCGCACGACGTCTACCTGAGCGAGCCGATCGGTGCGTTCAATACGTTTGTGCTGATCTGTAGCAGCTTGTCGATCGTGCTCAGCCTGGAAGCTGCCCGTAAGAATCAAAGCGGTTCGGCTAAGAAGTGGCTGCTGGTCACGTTCGTTCTGGGCTGCGTCTTTCTAGGTGTGAAAGCGTACGAATACAAAGAAAAGTTCGCCCACGGTATTTTCCCGACCAAAGAAGGTCGTCGGCTGTATGATCAGCCAGACGTTTACTACGTGTCGGCGCTCAAGGTGCGGCTCGAAAACCTCAAATCGGAACTCTCGGAAGAACAGAAGGAAGAGGAAGTTCTCGAAGGAGTGACCAAGGTCGACTTCATCGATACGATGCTGACTGGTGGCGTTGCTTACGCCGCACGAACGGCCACCAACACCGAGAACCCGATCGAAGCCCACGCCATTCTCGAGTCACTCGCCTATGCGGTGCAGCATCACGAAGTGTCCGACTACCAGGCCACGCGGCTGCGAAACGAAAAAGAGTCGATTGCCGGGCCTTTGGCCAAGGTCGAAGACGATCTGAAAACCAAGGAAGCCCGTAAGACGGAACTTTCCGAAAAGCTCAAGCCGCCCGCGGAAGGGGAAGAAGGACCTTCCGAGGACGAACTGCGTGAAATGCGTGTCGAACTGGGCGGGCTTATGCAAGAGCTGGCCAAGCTCGAGCAAGATGCCAAGCCGTTGCGTGAGCGGACTGCTTTTCTCAATCTGCTACTTGCCGATGATGCCCACCTGCTGAACCATGGTATTGGGCACGAAATGGAATGGATGAAGCTTCCCTTCGTCCTTCCGAGCGGCAACATGTGGGCCAGCACCTATTTCCTGCTGACTGGCTTTCACGCCTTGCACGTGGTGGTGGGTTTGATCATTTTCGCCCTGGTAATTTTCAGCACGCTGGATGTCAGCAAGTCGCACTACCTGGAAAACGCAGGCCTGTATTGGCACTTCGTCGACCTGGTGTGGATTTTCCTCTTCCCGCTGTTGTACCTGTTTTAA
- the cyoE gene encoding heme o synthase — protein sequence MSSGPATLTDRKARVKQQLSDYLELTKPKIAVLLLVCVAIAAYCASNGQPDVARLIHVIVGTALVAASSCVWNQCLEVHVDRRMNRTSQRPIPSGRLSRYSSALFGTLLGSVGISYLLATVGVMPALIGALTWILYVFIYTPMKQVTPWNTTVGAIAGALPMLMGWLAVNPVLDLKAVALFAILFFWQFPHFMAIAWLYREDYAQGGMKMWSVVDNSGTKAGIQAVSGAMALLLVSVVPGIGQAAMPNVFYMLLSLLGGVFMLVASWRFFTSRDDKTARQLLFASLIYLPCQLALLVILPSSV from the coding sequence ATGAGTAGTGGTCCTGCCACGTTGACCGATCGCAAAGCACGCGTAAAGCAGCAATTGAGCGACTATCTCGAGCTTACCAAGCCCAAGATCGCCGTCCTTTTGTTGGTATGCGTCGCGATTGCCGCTTACTGCGCAAGCAACGGTCAGCCTGACGTGGCCCGCCTGATTCACGTGATCGTTGGCACCGCCTTGGTGGCCGCCAGTAGCTGCGTTTGGAACCAGTGCCTGGAAGTTCACGTCGATCGCCGCATGAACCGCACCTCCCAGCGTCCCATTCCCAGCGGTCGCTTGTCGCGTTACTCGAGCGCTTTGTTCGGCACGCTGTTGGGTTCGGTTGGTATCTCGTATCTGCTCGCGACCGTGGGTGTTATGCCGGCACTGATCGGGGCGCTGACTTGGATCCTGTATGTATTCATCTACACGCCCATGAAGCAGGTCACGCCATGGAACACAACCGTCGGTGCGATCGCTGGCGCGTTGCCGATGCTGATGGGCTGGCTGGCCGTGAACCCCGTGCTGGATCTGAAGGCTGTCGCTCTGTTTGCGATCTTGTTCTTCTGGCAGTTCCCGCACTTCATGGCGATCGCCTGGCTGTATCGTGAAGACTATGCCCAAGGCGGCATGAAGATGTGGTCCGTTGTCGATAACAGCGGAACCAAGGCAGGCATTCAAGCCGTTTCCGGAGCGATGGCCCTGCTGCTGGTCAGCGTGGTTCCAGGCATCGGCCAGGCTGCGATGCCCAATGTTTTCTACATGCTCCTTTCCTTGCTTGGTGGCGTGTTCATGTTGGTTGCCTCGTGGCGTTTTTTCACATCGCGAGACGACAAGACCGCCCGGCAGTTGTTATTTGCCTCGTTGATCTATTTGCCCTGCCAACTGGCTTTGCTGGTCATTTTGCCCAGCAGTGTCTAA